DNA sequence from the Syngnathus acus chromosome 5, fSynAcu1.2, whole genome shotgun sequence genome:
GAAGTCTTTGTTAGAGTTTCAAACGCAAAGTGGCAAAGCATATCTCAGAATGCACCTCGGCTCGGGCCTATCCGTGTGGCGTTTGGATGTGCTTGCGTGGGTATGCCAGCATCCTGGAGTTAAGTCAAGGTACAACCACATTACAGGACAGTTTTCCAAGTTGTGGAGCTGTGGcttaaatgatgaaaaatgcaACGGCGCCCCCTCGTGGCCTTGACTGACTACGCACGTTATATACGTCTCAGCCGCGTGCTTTGTCCATTTGGCTGGAGCCTCCTCCCGTTCAGTCTGCGGTTGCGCGTCCTGCCTGTCAGCAACGCTTTCTACCGGCTTGGGAggaggtggggtggggggtcacAGTCAGCATGTTCGGACCTTCACTCCGTGTTATCTTGCGCTCCTAAAGTAAACATTGTAGACTCCGCTAAACTCGTTTTGAGGACGGCATGACGGCCATGTTTCTGAGTCGTGTGACGAGGACGACAGCTTTTGTGCTTCGCCACTCTTACTCAACCCCGTTGACGTTAACGAGGGGATTTCATCGGGACCGAACCTGCTGCGTGGGCTCGACGCTCGTACGCTTTGTAGGACAACGACCTGAGCCGTACCGCCACGGTTTTCTAAACCCGGATTGGGGGCACCGCGGCTGTTTAGCGGAGCCGGTAGTTTTGTTTACAATTAGTAATCGGGGGCTGTCCACCACGACGGCTGCCCCAAAGAAGACCATCGACATGGACAACAAGATCAACGCGGAGGTATTGTAACGCTGCTGCGTAATGATGCACCCAAGGAGGGGAAGAAGGGGAGGTTGTCATAATACAGTGAAACGAAAGTACCGTCCGTACCTTCACCTTACGTAATTCAGAGTCTGTGTGTCGCGCATGCGCACAGCTCGCCCATCCGGCAGGTGTTCACGCGTGaacaaactaaataaattgTACAAATTGTTTGGGTCAGTAACAAACTGTGTCAGCAGGCTGCAGTACAacaaagtgtctttttttttataaagaaacaaatatagaacaatgaataaaaagacaaaaagtaaaTGTTAGGCAACTGGCAGTCTCAGGGTGGAGGTGTGCAAGTCATCGTGTGTGTCAGTCTGACTTGACTCGTGTGTTTGCGAGAAGCTGTTATCAGTCACAGAGGTCCCACTGTTCCTCCTCCCATACATCCTCTGTGGCCGCCTGCTCACAAGGTCGCCACCGCTGCCCCCTTTACTTTGAGTCTGGCCTCAGTGGCCTCTCTGAAAAGCAGAAGTCCTGCTGTCTCACCCACGCTGGCGTTCTCGATTGTGCTTTGTCAGCAGGGCTGCTAAGCTCCCTCGTACTTTACAGTACGTATACATAGTGGCTTTCACAGACAAAAACACCAATGGCCAATATTAACATACAGTAGCGTAGTAggcacaaatgtttttattcctaGAAAGTACAATGATACTATTTGGAGCCTGTACTGAATACAAATCGTATCACAATAATTGTAtcgtttgttttattgtttcatttcatcccACCCAGGGCGAGAGCAATCAAAAGGAAACGCCACCAACTCCTACGCCTGGAGGAAAAGCCCCAGAGGAACCCGAGCTGGAGGGAAATAAGCCCAACAAGACCCAACAACTCAAAAAGGTCTTCAAGGAGTATGGAGCTGTGGGGGTTTCCTTCCACGTGGGGATTTCTCTCATGTCTCTGGGAATGTTCTACCTCCTGATATCCAGGTGACAAAAATAGCTTTCTGCCTTGTCCCACACTTTCTCAGAAACATGCCTTATATAGTAACACTACTCATTCCATTAtgtgacaaaacaaactttggCAAAGGTCAATCGCAGGGCAGAGACAACCATTCAAACTCGTATTCAAAATGAATGAGATacttaaatgacaaatatagatttttttgtggaaaaataactgttaaaaagaaaacttccCACCCCccctgtttctttttttaaagtttctgGTCTGAATAATAAACAGCAGCAAGTACAAAGTTCAGTGGAAAAATGCATGAAACTCTCATGTAGCCATTAGAAATACCAATAAAGTCTTTCTGCACGTGCATTGAATGTGACAGTTAGGCATCTTGCCAGCAGTCAGCATAGCAAAGAGATTTGCAGCAGATTAGCAGGGGAGCCCGCAGCCTTCCTTGCACAGCTGATAATAAGCCTCGCATGGAAAAGCCACTGTCTCCCGCCCCCACGTAGCATTATCACATAACACTTTGCCGCCTTGTACTTGGCTGATTAAAGCTAGCACAGTGCGCTCAGCTTGATAACGCTGAGGAGCCACTCGCCTCTTTCAGACAGATGATCACAATTGCCTTTTAAACAACCAATGGAAACAGAATATTGTTGCAACTGTGCACTTTTTACACACCAATTAAATGTTTCAGCTCCAGTGTCTCATGTGATTAAGAAGAATTATTAGACTCCAACAACTGCTTTGCTCTGAAATATACAACTTAAAATACAAGATAACTTTTTAAT
Encoded proteins:
- the fam210b gene encoding protein FAM210B, mitochondrial, whose product is MTAMFLSRVTRTTAFVLRHSYSTPLTLTRGFHRDRTCCVGSTLVRFVGQRPEPYRHGFLNPDWGHRGCLAEPVVLFTISNRGLSTTTAAPKKTIDMDNKINAEGESNQKETPPTPTPGGKAPEEPELEGNKPNKTQQLKKVFKEYGAVGVSFHVGISLMSLGMFYLLISSGIDMAAVLSKLGFSEAIIRSKMAAGTSTFVLAYAIHKLFAPVRISITLVSVPLIVRYFRRTGLFKPPTSVP